From one Gracilibacillus salinarum genomic stretch:
- a CDS encoding divergent PAP2 family protein — MELFENFPLWAALISITFAQTVKVPLHLIATKEFKPGLAFSTGGMPSSHSAAVTSLATGIGIEHGVSSGLFAVSCVFAVIIMFDATGIRRQAGEQAILLNTLVKDFHHFVSEAKGWAQKGEYEKQKELKELLGHQPIEVFFGGLTGIILAFLLYPLF; from the coding sequence TTGGAGCTTTTCGAAAATTTTCCACTGTGGGCTGCATTAATTTCAATCACTTTCGCCCAAACTGTTAAAGTCCCACTTCACCTGATTGCAACGAAGGAATTTAAGCCTGGTCTTGCATTTAGCACTGGAGGTATGCCGAGCAGCCACTCTGCTGCTGTCACGTCACTAGCGACTGGGATCGGCATCGAACACGGTGTTTCCTCAGGTCTTTTCGCGGTATCCTGTGTATTTGCAGTCATCATTATGTTTGATGCAACAGGGATTCGGAGACAGGCTGGGGAACAAGCCATTTTATTAAATACCTTAGTTAAAGACTTCCATCACTTTGTATCAGAGGCAAAAGGATGGGCACAAAAAGGGGAATACGAAAAGCAAAAAGAATTAAAAGAGTTGCTAGGACATCAGCCAATTGAAGTGTTCTTTGGTGGATTAACAGGAATCATCTTAGCTTTCTTACTCTATCCGCTTTTCTAA
- the deoD gene encoding purine-nucleoside phosphorylase, whose protein sequence is MSVHIGANKGDIADTILLPGDPLRAKYIAENFLENVFCYNEVRGMYGYTGTYKGKKISVQGTGMGVPSISIYVNELIQSYDVQNLIRVGTCGAIKKNVKVRDVILASTSSTDSQMNRVVFGGIDYAPTADFELLKKAYDTGVEKGLSLRVGNVFTSDSFYRDNMPEMLELLDTYNVLGIEMETTALYTLAAKYNRHALSVLTVSDHIVTGEETTAEERQTTFNEMIEVALDAAVK, encoded by the coding sequence ATGAGTGTACATATCGGTGCTAACAAAGGAGACATAGCAGATACAATTCTTCTTCCTGGTGATCCGTTACGCGCAAAATATATTGCAGAAAACTTTTTAGAGAACGTTTTTTGTTACAATGAAGTAAGAGGAATGTACGGCTATACAGGTACATATAAAGGAAAAAAGATTTCTGTACAAGGGACTGGCATGGGCGTTCCATCTATTTCTATTTACGTCAATGAACTCATCCAAAGCTATGATGTTCAGAATCTCATTCGAGTTGGTACATGTGGTGCGATTAAAAAAAATGTCAAGGTTCGTGATGTGATACTTGCCAGTACATCATCTACCGATTCTCAAATGAACAGAGTGGTATTTGGTGGAATTGATTATGCGCCAACTGCAGATTTTGAATTATTAAAAAAGGCATATGATACTGGTGTGGAAAAGGGACTGTCGTTAAGAGTCGGAAATGTCTTTACCAGTGACAGCTTTTACCGAGATAACATGCCAGAAATGTTAGAATTGCTGGACACCTATAACGTATTAGGAATTGAAATGGAGACAACCGCCTTGTACACTTTGGCTGCCAAATATAATCGTCATGCTTTATCTGTTCTGACTGTGTCTGATCACATCGTAACCGGTGAAGAAACAACAGCTGAAGAACGTCAAACAACCTTTAACGAAATGATTGAAGTTGCTCTTGATGCTGCTGTGAAATAG
- a CDS encoding DUF378 domain-containing protein, protein MKKLALILVIIGAINWLLIGLFQFDLVAAIFGGGSQEGTFARIIYTLVGIAGIISISFLFDSNDR, encoded by the coding sequence ATGAAAAAACTTGCCTTAATTCTCGTTATAATCGGGGCAATTAATTGGTTATTAATAGGACTGTTTCAATTTGACCTGGTCGCCGCAATTTTTGGTGGCGGCAGTCAGGAAGGCACCTTTGCCCGTATTATTTATACACTTGTCGGCATTGCAGGTATTATTAGCATTTCCTTTTTGTTCGATTCAAATGATAGATGA
- the yugI gene encoding S1 domain-containing post-transcriptional regulator GSP13 encodes MSDHFQVGDIVEGVVSGVQPYGAFVSIDENTQGLVHISEVTNGFVKNISDHIKEGDKVKVKIIDVDEQDNKFALSIRALESKEKMERQQSTISDKEGEHGFNTLKDKLKEWIKQSE; translated from the coding sequence ATGTCAGATCATTTTCAGGTAGGAGATATAGTAGAAGGTGTCGTCAGTGGTGTACAGCCGTATGGTGCCTTTGTTTCTATTGATGAGAATACACAAGGCTTGGTACACATATCAGAAGTAACTAACGGATTTGTAAAAAACATTTCAGATCATATTAAAGAAGGGGACAAGGTAAAAGTAAAAATCATTGATGTAGATGAGCAGGACAACAAATTTGCACTGTCTATACGTGCTCTTGAATCAAAAGAGAAAATGGAACGTCAGCAAAGTACGATAAGTGATAAAGAAGGAGAGCACGGGTTTAATACATTAAAGGATAAGTTGAAAGAATGGATTAAACAGTCAGAATAA
- a CDS encoding NAD(P)/FAD-dependent oxidoreductase — protein MNNPKIVILGAGYGGLTTVAKLQKKLGVNDAQITLVNKNDYHYESTWLHEAAAGTLHHDRSRVKIADLIDSAKVNFVQDTVTAIKPDEKKVELEDGNVLDYDYLVVALGFEAATFGIPGLLENAFTIGSINKARQIREHIDYQFATYNNEPEAKQERLNIVVGGGGFTGIEFVGELANRVPQLCEEYDIDRNKVRIIVVEAMDSIMPGFDPELIEYAMNSLEARGVEFKLGAFLKEVRAEGITVEQNGEKEDIPTMTTVWAAGVRANHLVEESALEDNRGKVEVTPELRAPSHEDVFVVGDCALVWNKEIDRPYPPTAQIAMQEAEVCAHNLIALVKGGELEHFEFINRGTVCSLGHNDAMGSIFGGKKIFGWTASVMKKVIDNRALFKIGGVGLLLKKGKFNFFS, from the coding sequence ATGAATAACCCAAAAATAGTTATACTTGGAGCGGGCTATGGTGGATTAACTACTGTTGCAAAATTACAAAAAAAACTAGGTGTAAATGACGCGCAAATTACACTTGTCAACAAAAACGACTATCATTATGAATCTACATGGTTGCATGAAGCAGCTGCAGGTACACTGCACCATGATCGTAGCCGAGTTAAGATTGCTGATCTAATTGACTCAGCGAAAGTGAATTTCGTACAAGATACGGTAACAGCTATTAAACCGGATGAAAAGAAAGTGGAACTAGAGGATGGAAATGTGCTTGACTATGATTATTTAGTTGTGGCACTTGGCTTTGAAGCAGCTACATTTGGAATTCCAGGACTGCTTGAAAATGCATTTACGATTGGAAGCATTAATAAAGCACGTCAAATTCGCGAGCATATTGATTATCAATTTGCAACGTATAACAATGAACCGGAAGCGAAGCAAGAACGTCTAAATATCGTTGTTGGCGGTGGCGGTTTTACTGGTATTGAATTTGTTGGTGAATTAGCAAACCGTGTGCCACAGCTTTGTGAAGAATATGACATTGACCGAAATAAAGTACGCATTATCGTTGTAGAAGCTATGGATTCTATTATGCCAGGATTCGATCCTGAATTAATCGAATATGCGATGAATTCATTAGAAGCACGTGGTGTAGAATTTAAGCTAGGTGCTTTCTTGAAAGAAGTACGTGCTGAAGGTATTACAGTAGAACAAAACGGTGAAAAAGAAGATATCCCAACGATGACAACTGTATGGGCGGCCGGTGTTAGGGCTAATCACTTGGTTGAGGAATCTGCCTTAGAAGATAACCGTGGTAAAGTAGAAGTAACGCCAGAATTACGTGCACCGTCTCATGAAGATGTGTTCGTTGTTGGAGATTGTGCGTTAGTATGGAATAAAGAAATCGATCGTCCATATCCACCAACAGCTCAGATTGCGATGCAAGAAGCAGAAGTTTGTGCACATAACTTGATCGCGCTGGTAAAAGGTGGAGAATTAGAACATTTTGAATTCATTAATAGAGGTACGGTCTGCTCATTAGGTCATAATGATGCAATGGGTTCTATTTTTGGAGGCAAAAAAATCTTCGGTTGGACAGCTTCTGTAATGAAAAAAGTAATCGACAACCGTGCTTTATTTAAAATCGGTGGAGTCGGATTACTATTGAAAAAAGGGAAGTTTAATTTCTTTTCATAA
- a CDS encoding superoxide dismutase family protein, with the protein MYRKLTIISILSLVILMSCQGENNRSPLEVRLFNVDKDAVGTATFKEQTDKVSVQIKVEGLEPGFHGVHIHEYAKCEGPDFESAGNHFNPEGQEHGLMHPDGPHLGDMPNLEVSADGTADVEFELPGVTLMDGDKSLLREDGTSIIIHSGPDDGVSQPSGNSGERLVCGVISLDDANNEEKPTDPTQTNKEEEE; encoded by the coding sequence ATGTATAGAAAGCTAACCATCATTTCAATTTTGTCATTAGTTATACTTATGAGCTGTCAAGGTGAAAACAACCGTTCTCCATTGGAAGTGCGACTTTTTAATGTTGATAAAGATGCAGTAGGAACTGCTACATTTAAAGAACAAACAGATAAAGTATCAGTTCAAATAAAAGTGGAAGGTTTGGAACCGGGATTTCATGGTGTCCATATTCATGAATATGCGAAATGTGAGGGGCCGGATTTTGAATCAGCGGGAAATCATTTTAATCCAGAAGGCCAGGAGCATGGTTTAATGCATCCAGACGGTCCGCATTTAGGAGATATGCCAAATCTTGAAGTGTCTGCAGATGGAACAGCTGATGTGGAATTTGAATTACCCGGTGTGACATTGATGGATGGGGATAAATCATTGTTAAGAGAAGATGGCACCTCTATTATTATCCATAGTGGACCGGATGATGGGGTTTCACAGCCTTCAGGTAATTCTGGTGAACGGTTAGTTTGTGGTGTTATTTCACTGGACGATGCTAACAATGAAGAAAAACCGACAGATCCGACACAAACGAATAAAGAGGAAGAAGAGTAA
- a CDS encoding YuiB family protein has protein sequence MIQLFISVLLFFVLFFGISFILNMILRQTWLMAFVFPIIVILIVDTFSFSTYFKDPGFAFSTLWHEIITLGYQDAIILSSGFIGTLTAGFVIRFLRKNGYQMF, from the coding sequence ATGATCCAATTATTTATATCGGTTCTTCTATTTTTTGTCTTGTTTTTTGGTATTAGTTTTATTCTTAATATGATATTACGACAAACTTGGCTGATGGCTTTTGTTTTTCCGATAATTGTCATATTAATTGTGGATACCTTTTCATTTTCTACATATTTCAAAGATCCCGGTTTTGCCTTTTCAACGTTGTGGCATGAAATTATTACATTGGGTTATCAAGATGCCATTATTCTATCTTCTGGATTTATTGGTACCCTTACAGCTGGTTTTGTCATACGTTTCTTACGGAAAAACGGCTACCAAATGTTTTAA
- a CDS encoding alpha/beta fold hydrolase translates to MNTIPFKGHIISYQFYANPTKPTIILLHGFLASSYCYRKVIPKIQNDFQLLTIDIPPFGNSEKSKSCLFSYDHMVEAIQFIMADHFIETAAIVGHSMGGQIALRCAHQLNQITELYLLAPCSFMKHSPLFAKAICHNPLSPFLARRLLKRKGVYEMLRHSIYHDHLITDEMLEHYKQPFLNHSMYPCIIKILNDHQGDLSEQALSEIDIPVSIFWGKNDEIIPYHIGYELIKYIPKATLTTFERAGHLLPEEVPNMIAEKILSRNKVQTS, encoded by the coding sequence ATGAACACCATCCCATTCAAAGGTCATATTATTAGCTATCAATTCTATGCAAATCCAACAAAACCAACTATCATTTTACTCCATGGCTTTTTGGCTTCATCCTACTGCTATCGTAAAGTTATTCCTAAAATTCAAAATGACTTTCAATTACTTACGATAGATATCCCGCCCTTTGGAAACAGTGAAAAATCAAAATCTTGTTTATTTTCGTATGATCACATGGTGGAAGCTATACAATTCATCATGGCAGATCATTTTATTGAGACTGCTGCAATAGTCGGACATTCAATGGGTGGTCAGATTGCATTGCGTTGTGCTCACCAGCTTAATCAAATTACCGAGCTATATTTACTGGCGCCATGCAGTTTTATGAAGCATTCGCCACTATTTGCCAAAGCAATTTGCCATAACCCGCTTTCGCCATTTTTAGCACGACGGCTATTGAAGAGAAAAGGAGTATATGAAATGCTCCGTCATTCTATTTATCATGATCATTTAATTACCGATGAGATGCTGGAGCATTATAAGCAACCATTCCTCAATCATAGTATGTATCCGTGTATCATCAAAATACTCAACGATCATCAAGGAGACTTATCTGAACAAGCACTGTCAGAAATAGATATTCCTGTATCGATCTTTTGGGGTAAGAATGATGAAATTATCCCTTATCATATTGGTTATGAGCTAATTAAGTATATACCGAAAGCTACTTTAACAACCTTCGAGCGTGCCGGGCATTTATTACCAGAAGAAGTCCCTAATATGATTGCTGAAAAAATTTTATCAAGGAACAAGGTTCAAACTTCGTAA
- a CDS encoding phosphocarrier protein HPr: MKEQSFTIQSDTGIHARPATLLVNKAGQYESHVELHYNGKTVNLKSIMGVMSLGVPKGAEIRITVDGNDEEQALEGIAETIEEHLGK, translated from the coding sequence ATGAAAGAGCAATCATTTACTATTCAAAGTGACACAGGTATTCACGCAAGACCAGCGACCCTATTAGTTAACAAAGCTGGGCAATATGAATCACATGTGGAATTACATTATAATGGAAAAACAGTTAACCTAAAATCCATTATGGGGGTTATGTCACTAGGTGTACCTAAAGGCGCTGAAATTCGTATTACTGTTGATGGGAATGACGAAGAGCAGGCTTTAGAAGGAATTGCTGAAACAATTGAAGAGCATTTAGGTAAGTAA
- a CDS encoding MalY/PatB family protein encodes MTHSFDKQIERKNTRAVKWDLVKSLYGAEDVLPMWVADMDFEVPEAVKNALTARAQHGVFGYTFTDHALASTIMDWLSDRHDWQIKKTSILYSPGVITTLYMAIQTFTNKGDKVLIQTPVYPPFYQIVTNHDRELVTNQLLLSNHRYEIDFEDFEAKLQEGVKAFILCNPHNPVGRVWTEDELRKIVALCKKYNVLILSDEIHADLVYSEHKHIPVAKLDEEMTDQIITCMSPTKTFNLAGLQVSYAIVSDRQKREALEKTFQKQGIHILNTMGITALDAAYQHGRDWLEQLLTQLTKNIDYVEEAFANHPEVDVIRPEGTYLVWLDFRKLQLSQADLKDFLQTQAKVGLNDGVSFGEEGTGFMRMNVACPFSLVKEGTNRIMDALKLKKQA; translated from the coding sequence ATGACGCATTCTTTTGATAAACAAATCGAACGGAAAAATACCCGAGCGGTAAAATGGGATTTAGTGAAATCTCTATATGGAGCTGAAGATGTCTTACCGATGTGGGTAGCAGATATGGATTTTGAAGTTCCGGAAGCAGTAAAAAATGCCTTAACCGCAAGAGCACAACACGGTGTATTTGGCTATACATTTACTGATCATGCATTGGCAAGCACTATCATGGACTGGCTAAGCGACCGACATGATTGGCAAATTAAAAAAACATCTATTCTATATAGCCCAGGTGTTATTACTACACTCTATATGGCAATTCAAACATTTACGAATAAAGGAGACAAAGTCTTAATTCAGACACCTGTCTATCCCCCATTCTACCAAATTGTCACTAATCACGATCGTGAATTAGTCACCAATCAACTGCTGTTAAGTAATCATCGCTATGAAATCGATTTTGAGGATTTCGAAGCAAAGCTGCAAGAAGGTGTAAAGGCGTTTATCTTGTGTAATCCGCACAATCCAGTCGGACGAGTCTGGACAGAAGATGAATTGCGTAAAATCGTTGCGCTTTGTAAAAAATATAATGTACTGATTTTATCTGATGAAATTCATGCAGACTTAGTATACTCAGAACATAAGCACATTCCTGTAGCAAAATTGGATGAAGAGATGACCGATCAAATTATTACATGTATGTCACCAACTAAAACTTTTAACCTCGCTGGCTTACAAGTGTCCTATGCTATCGTATCAGATCGCCAGAAGCGCGAGGCCTTAGAGAAAACATTCCAAAAGCAAGGAATACATATATTGAATACAATGGGAATAACCGCGTTGGATGCTGCTTATCAGCATGGCAGAGACTGGCTTGAACAGCTGCTGACCCAATTAACTAAAAATATTGACTATGTAGAGGAAGCATTCGCTAATCATCCGGAGGTGGATGTTATCCGCCCGGAAGGAACCTATTTAGTGTGGTTAGATTTCCGCAAATTACAGCTTTCACAAGCTGATCTTAAAGACTTTCTCCAGACACAAGCCAAAGTCGGCCTTAATGATGGTGTGTCATTTGGCGAAGAAGGAACAGGATTTATGCGGATGAATGTGGCATGCCCATTTTCTCTTGTCAAAGAAGGAACAAACAGAATAATGGATGCATTAAAATTGAAAAAACAGGCTTAA
- a CDS encoding 3D domain-containing protein — translation MLVKKMIKNLVMVLMFFCAVISSFTMISNVSAKEVITSLRDGGEAYTFHYQQDRDVLAKKKYTNFRNNTTYISSEEINAPATLEETLDLSQYEKKHVVATGYTAGVESTGKSPDHPAYGITYSGVKVTRDLYSTIAADIDVFPIGTILYVPDYGYGVVADTGGAINGHKIDLYYPTVKEVYDKWGKKNVDVYVVEYGEGKLTEDVLSELNNTEALQVFRSQYKAE, via the coding sequence ATGTTAGTAAAAAAAATGATTAAGAATCTAGTAATGGTCCTCATGTTTTTTTGTGCTGTCATTTCCAGTTTTACGATGATATCAAATGTATCAGCTAAGGAAGTAATTACTAGCTTGCGAGATGGTGGCGAAGCATACACGTTTCATTATCAACAAGACAGAGATGTATTAGCGAAAAAAAAATATACTAATTTTCGCAATAATACCACATATATTTCGAGTGAAGAAATCAATGCTCCGGCGACTTTAGAAGAAACGTTAGATTTAAGTCAATATGAGAAGAAGCATGTTGTTGCTACCGGTTATACTGCTGGTGTGGAATCGACCGGTAAGTCACCGGATCATCCGGCCTATGGTATCACTTACTCCGGAGTGAAAGTAACCAGAGACTTATATTCGACGATTGCAGCAGATATTGACGTTTTTCCAATAGGTACGATACTTTATGTTCCTGATTATGGTTATGGAGTTGTGGCTGATACAGGTGGTGCGATCAATGGTCATAAAATTGATCTGTATTATCCAACTGTGAAAGAAGTTTATGACAAATGGGGCAAGAAAAACGTGGATGTTTATGTCGTGGAATATGGTGAAGGTAAATTGACGGAAGATGTTTTATCAGAATTAAATAACACCGAAGCATTGCAAGTATTCAGGTCGCAGTATAAAGCAGAGTAA